The Cystobacter fuscus DSM 2262 region CGCTAGACTCGCAAGGCGGGAAAGTCCTCGAGGCTTCTCCCGCCTTCTTTTTTCTCCCCATCTTCTCCCCATGGGTACTTCCATGAGCAATTCCCAGCAGAAGCCCGCGTCCAAAACGCTCGCCATTCCCGCGGATGCGGGGGAGCGACTCGTCCTGGGAGAAATCTCCCCGGCGGAGTTCCTCGGCATTCCCCGCGATCGCCTCTATGAGATCGCCACCCGCGGCCACGAGCTGCTCGTCACGGGCAAGCTCAAGGATGCCCTGGAGATCTTCAAGGGGCTCGTGGCGGCCTCGCCCCATGACAGCGTCTTCCACTGCAACCTGGCGGCGGTCTACGTCCAGCTCGAGCAGATCCCCGAGGCCATGGAGGAGTACACCCGGGCGATCGAGCTCAACATCGGCAACGTGGATGCGCTGGTGGGGCGCAGCGAGCTGTTCCTGCGCGAGAACCGCGTCGTCGAGGCGCTCCAGGACATCAAGTCCGTGCTGAAGTACGACCCCGAGGGCAAGCGCGAGAACACCAAGCGCGCCCGCATCACCCTGGCGTCGCTGCAGAGCGCGGCGGATGCCGCTTCCAAGTCGTAGCCGTCCCGCCCGCCTGGAGGAGGGGGCGCTCTTCCCCGCTCCCTCTTCCCGGGTCCTCCCGGAGTTTTCGCGGGGCTACTGGCGCCGGTAGATCGTCGCGAGTGCCGTGCCCCAGTCCGTGCGCATCACCTTCATCTTCACGAAGGCGAACGCCGGGGTCTTGATGGTCTGCCCCGCCAGGACGACCCGCGCGCCGGGGCGCAGCTCCTCGAGCTTGTGGGTGAGCTGCTCCATCGTCTCCTGCGGGTAGCACGTGCCGTGCGCGAACAGCACGTCGGCGGAGGAGAGATCCTGCTCGAGGAAGTCCCCGTCGATGAACTCGATGCGCTGCTGGGCGTACTCGGCGGGCAGTTGGGGCCGCACCTCGGCCTCGTAGCGGGCGAGCACCTTTCGCGCCGCGTCTCCCAGTCCGGGGAACAGCTCGATGCCCACCACCCGGCTGAAGGGGAAGGTGAGCGCCGCCAGGAGGGTGGCCTTGCCCGTTCCCGAGCCGAGATCGAAGAAGACCTCCCCGGGCCCGGGTGCGGCCTCGTTGAGCACGTCGTGGAAGGCCAGGGGGACCACCTCGCCATAGGTGGTTCCCGCTTCCTGCAGGCCCGTGCGTTCCTTCTCGTGCCGGGCGATGTCGTAGCCGGAGAAGCCAGAGTAGAGCTGCTCGAAGATCTCCTGGGCGCGCGTGATGTCCATGGGGGCCATCCTAGACCGCCGGACTGGCTCGTCGAGGAGGCTTCCGCCCGTTCGCGCGGGCGTAGTATGGTCCCGGTCGCCTGTTTTTCCGGACTGCACCCACCATGGCGAACTCCGACTCCCAGAAACCCGACCTGCTCGTGAATGCCATGCAGGCCTTCCTTCTGTACGAACAGGGGCGGTACGACGAGGCCCGTGTCCTCTTCGAGGAACTGGCGGAGCGGGATGCCACGGAGGGGTATTACCGCACGGCGCTCGGGGCCATCTGCCTGGCGATGGACGGCTTCGACAAGGCGCTGGAGTATTTCAACCAGGCGCTGCAGCTCAACCCCGAGGACACGGCCGCGCTCATCAACCGCGGCGAGGTGCACCTGCGGCTGGGCAACACGCTGGAGGCGGCGCGCGACTTTTCTCGCGTGGTGGAACTGGATCCCGACAACCAGGATCCCCTCACCGAGCGGGCGCGGGTGCTGGCCGACGCGGCGTGGCAGAGCGCGGAAGACGCCCAGCGGGACCTGGGGGAGGTCCAGGAAGGGTAGGGCCCCGCTTCACGCTCGTCCGCTCCGGGACGGGCCGAGCATGACGAGCCCCTGGTGGGGGGGAGGCTTGGGAAAGAGACGGGGTCTCGCTAGTATCGCGGGCCGCATGTCCGCCCAGAGCAACGGCTTTCTCTCCAAATACTCCGACATCGTCCTCGCAGTCGTGGTGGTGGCCATCATCGGGATGCTCATCGTCCCGCTGCCCACGTTGCTGCTGGACGTGCTGCTCACCCTGAACATCAGCATCTCCGTGGTGCTGTTGCTCATCTCCCTCTACGTGCCGCAGGCGCTACGGTTGTCGGTGTTCCCGACCCTGTTGCTCATCACCACGATGTTCCGGTTGGCGCTCACCGTCTCCACGACGCGTCTCATCCTGCTGACGGGAGACCCGGGAGAAGTGGTCGAGGCGTTCGGCCACTTCGTGGTCCAGGGCAACATGGTCGTGGGTCTGGTCATCTTCGTCATCCTCGTCATCGTGAACTTCATCGTCATCTCCAAGGGCAGCGAGCGCGTGGCGGAAGTGGCCGCGCGCTTCACCCTGGACGCGATGCCCGGCAAGCAGATGTCCATCGACGCGGACATGCGCGCGGGTTCCATCGACCAGGACGAGGGCAAGCGCAAGCGCCGCGACCTGGAACGCGAGAGCCAGTTGTTCGGCGCCATGGACGGCGCGATGAAGTTCGTCAAGGGCGACGCCATCGCGAGCATCATCATCACCGTCATCAACATCGTGGGCGGCCTCGTCATCGGCGTGATGCAGAAGGGCATGGACGTGGCGAGCGCGGCGACCAAGTACACGCTGCTCACCATCGGTGACGGTCTGGTCGGCATGATTCCCGCCATCCTCATCTCCACCTGCGCCGGTATCATCGTGACGCGCGTGGGCGGCGACGAGGAGGGCCAGCACCTCGGCCATGACGTGGGCAGCCAGTTGACCGCCTACCCCAAGGCGATCGCCATCGCCGCCGCCATGCTCTGCGTGCTCGGCTTCATCCCGGGTCTGCCCAAGATTCCCTTCTTCATCCTCGGTGGGCTCGCCGGCTACGCCTCGTGGAACATGATGAAGAAGGAGAAGGCGGTGGCGGCGGGCGAGGACACCGGCGGCATGGCGCTGCCGGGAGAGGCGGCCGCGGGCGAGACGCCGGCCGCCGTGGAGCCCGCGCCCAAGGAGCCCATCAACCCGGACTCCGAGCTCTTCATCCCCGTTGTCACCCCCATCGTGCTGGAGGTGTCCGACGCGCTGGTGCCCTACGTGGACTCGCGCCAGGACAACGGCAAGTTCCTCTTCGAGCTCATTCCCTTCATGCGCGATGGTCTCTTCGTGGAGCTGGGCGTGCGCTTCCCCGGCGTGCGCGCCCGCGGCAACCCGAACCTGTCGCCCGGCGCCTACCAGATTCAAATCAACGAGGTGCCCGTGGTGACGGGACAGGCCACCATCGGCCACGTGCTCGTCAATGACACGGTGGAGCGCCTGAAGCTCATGAGCATCCAGGGCTTCGAGGCGATCAACCCCGCCACCCGTCAGCCGGCGGCGTGGGTGCCCGAGGAGCACAAGGAGACGCTGGAGGCCGCGGGGCTCACCACCTGGGACGTGCCCGGCTACATCATCCTCCACCTGGCGGCCATCCTGCGCCGCCAGGCGCGCGAGTTCATCGGCGTGCAGGAAACGCAGTCCATGTTGGATCAGCTCGAGAAGGCCTTCCCCGCCATCGTCAAGGAGGTGGTGCCCAAGGTCATCAACGTGCTCAAGCTCACCGACATCCTCGCCCGGCTCGTGGAGGAGGAGATCTCCGTGCGCGACATGCGCAGCATCCTCCAGTCGCTCGCCGAGTTCGGCCAGGTGGAGGCCGACAACGTGATGCTCACCGAGCACGTGCGCGCGAGCCTGCGGCGCTACGTGTCCCACAAGTTCGCGCGCGGCACGGGCACGCTCGTGGTCTACCTGTTGGATCCGCAGATCGAGGAGGCCATCCGCAACTCCATCAAGCGCACCTCCGCGGGCACCCACCTGGCCCTGGAGCCGGACATCGCCCAGGAAATCGTCCAGGCCGTCAAGGCCGAGTGCGGACACCTGCCGCCCAGCGCCCAGCGTCCCATCATCCTCACCGCGATGGACATCCGGCGCTACGTGCGCAAGCTGCTCGAGTACGAGTTCAACCCGCCCTTCTCCGTCGTCAGCTTCCAGGAGCTGTCCCCGGACCTCAACATCCAGCCCGTGGCCCGTATCTCCACGCGCTGAGTGTCCCCGGCGAGGGCCCGCCTCGCGCGAGGCGAGCCCCGCTCCCGGCGGCCGCGCTCGGCGCTGGCCCCGGGCGGGACGTCAGGCGGCCATCAGGACGATCAGCACGCCCAGCGCCACCACGCCGAACAGGCCCAGCACCATCACCGGGATGTAGCGCTTCATGCCCTGCTCGGGCGGCGCGCTCTCCTCCACGGCGGCCTCCTCCTCGGGGGCGGGGGACTCCTCGTCCGCGGGCTTCTCCTCCGCCTCGGGCTCCGAGGGCTGCTCTTCCTCGGGCTTCTCCTCCTCCTGCTCCTCCGCGGCCGCTTCCGACTCCTCGGGGGCGGGTTCGGGCTCGGGCTCGGGAGGTGGCTCCTCCTTCTTCTCCACGACGGGGGCGCGCTTGCGCGGCGCGGGCAGGAGCGGCGTCTCGCTGGTGGACTCTCCCGAGCCCGCGGCCACGTCCGCCAGGAGCGGCTCGGACTGCTCCTCGGGCGCCTCGGACTGGCAGACGTAGACGAAGCGGACGCCACCCACCTCCAGCTCGTCCCCGTCACGCAGCAGCTTGCGCGACACGCGCTTGCGGTTGAGCTTGATGCCGTTGCGGCTGCCCAGGTCCTCCACGTGCGTGCCGGACCAGTCGCGCCGCACCTTCACGTGCCGGCGGGAGATGAGATCGTCGCGGAAGATGACGTCCGCGGAGTCATCCCGGCCGATGACGAACTCCTTCGCGTCGGGGATCTCCAGGCGCTCACCCGCGCGCGGGCCGTTCATCACGCGCAGGTAGCGCTCCTCGCCGCCGGCGAGGCCCCGCATCACGTCCTTCACCATGTTGCGGGCGACGAAGGACGTCTTCTGCGAGTCCACGTCGTGCGGCAGGTCCGTCACCTTGTCGAAGCGCACGTCGAACTGGGCGATGGCGATGACGTCGCCATTGCGCAACAGCCGCTTCTCACCCTTGGGCAGCGGCTTGCCATTGACCTGGGTGCCGAAGGCGCTGCCGAGATCCTCCAGGAAGAAGAGGTTGCCCTCCTGGGTGATGCGGGCGTGGTTGCGCGACACGGCCTGCTGGGCCAACACCACCTGGCAGGACTTGTCCCGTCCCAGGGTGATGACGGGCTCGTCGAGGACGTGCTCGGTGGGCTTGCCACCGGCTTCACTGCTCTGCTTGACCGTAAGCCTGACACTCATCGCAGCGGGGGACGGGAAGGGCGAGGATGGGGAGCGCGGAGGCTAGTACGACTGCGCGCTGAGGAACTTCTCGCACGTCTGCATCTCGGCGGGAAACTCGTCCAGCGCCCCATACTTGAGGAAGTTCTTGCAGGCAATCTCCGCCGACTGGCGCTTCTGGCCCTCGGCGTAGAGCTGGAACAGGCCGTAGTGACAGGGGGCGAACCTGCCGTCCAGCTTCAGACAGTCCTTGTAGGCGCGCTCCTCCTCGGAGAGCAGCCCCTGGCTCTTGTACTTGCGCGCGAGCTCGAAGAGCGCACTCGGAGTGTTCTCCGCGCGCTGCGTGTCCCGGAACTCCTTGAGGGCCGAGTCCGTCAGGGCCGCCTTGCGCTGGGCGATGCTCAGGTTGTTGAGGCACTGCGAGTGCTCGTTGCTGAGCGCCACGCAGCTGCCGAAGGACTGCCGGGCCTCCTCGAAGCGGCTGAGCTCCATGAGGACGGCGCCCAGGTCGTTCCACCAGTCCGGATTGAGGCTGGGGGCGAGCTGCACCGCCCGGCCCAGCTCCTCCACGGCCTTGGTCTTGTCGTCCATCTGGTAGTAGACGAGCCCGAGGTCGTGGTGCACCTGGGCCACGTTGGAATCCACCGCCAGCAGGGTGAGGAAGACCTTCTCCGCCTTCTCCAGCTTCTTCATGTTCAGGAAGGT contains the following coding sequences:
- a CDS encoding tetratricopeptide repeat protein → MSNSQQKPASKTLAIPADAGERLVLGEISPAEFLGIPRDRLYEIATRGHELLVTGKLKDALEIFKGLVAASPHDSVFHCNLAAVYVQLEQIPEAMEEYTRAIELNIGNVDALVGRSELFLRENRVVEALQDIKSVLKYDPEGKRENTKRARITLASLQSAADAASKS
- a CDS encoding tetratricopeptide repeat protein, whose translation is MANSDSQKPDLLVNAMQAFLLYEQGRYDEARVLFEELAERDATEGYYRTALGAICLAMDGFDKALEYFNQALQLNPEDTAALINRGEVHLRLGNTLEAARDFSRVVELDPDNQDPLTERARVLADAAWQSAEDAQRDLGEVQEG
- the sctV gene encoding type III secretion system export apparatus subunit SctV → MSAQSNGFLSKYSDIVLAVVVVAIIGMLIVPLPTLLLDVLLTLNISISVVLLLISLYVPQALRLSVFPTLLLITTMFRLALTVSTTRLILLTGDPGEVVEAFGHFVVQGNMVVGLVIFVILVIVNFIVISKGSERVAEVAARFTLDAMPGKQMSIDADMRAGSIDQDEGKRKRRDLERESQLFGAMDGAMKFVKGDAIASIIITVINIVGGLVIGVMQKGMDVASAATKYTLLTIGDGLVGMIPAILISTCAGIIVTRVGGDEEGQHLGHDVGSQLTAYPKAIAIAAAMLCVLGFIPGLPKIPFFILGGLAGYASWNMMKKEKAVAAGEDTGGMALPGEAAAGETPAAVEPAPKEPINPDSELFIPVVTPIVLEVSDALVPYVDSRQDNGKFLFELIPFMRDGLFVELGVRFPGVRARGNPNLSPGAYQIQINEVPVVTGQATIGHVLVNDTVERLKLMSIQGFEAINPATRQPAAWVPEEHKETLEAAGLTTWDVPGYIILHLAAILRRQAREFIGVQETQSMLDQLEKAFPAIVKEVVPKVINVLKLTDILARLVEEEISVRDMRSILQSLAEFGQVEADNVMLTEHVRASLRRYVSHKFARGTGTLVVYLLDPQIEEAIRNSIKRTSAGTHLALEPDIAQEIVQAVKAECGHLPPSAQRPIILTAMDIRRYVRKLLEYEFNPPFSVVSFQELSPDLNIQPVARISTR
- a CDS encoding FHA domain-containing protein; this encodes MSVRLTVKQSSEAGGKPTEHVLDEPVITLGRDKSCQVVLAQQAVSRNHARITQEGNLFFLEDLGSAFGTQVNGKPLPKGEKRLLRNGDVIAIAQFDVRFDKVTDLPHDVDSQKTSFVARNMVKDVMRGLAGGEERYLRVMNGPRAGERLEIPDAKEFVIGRDDSADVIFRDDLISRRHVKVRRDWSGTHVEDLGSRNGIKLNRKRVSRKLLRDGDELEVGGVRFVYVCQSEAPEEQSEPLLADVAAGSGESTSETPLLPAPRKRAPVVEKKEEPPPEPEPEPAPEESEAAAEEQEEEKPEEEQPSEPEAEEKPADEESPAPEEEAAVEESAPPEQGMKRYIPVMVLGLFGVVALGVLIVLMAA
- a CDS encoding tetratricopeptide repeat protein; amino-acid sequence: MRSLRPMLALPLFLVSGCINTPPPSDRALVNNELCVQELDKGNCKQAEVYCDLGLEFAPQYADLWTNKGLIALCMENKKQAKEWFIKAIRYNQDQASAHMNLGKIYLDAGDYGKAHDSFQRALKVNPDYIEARYNLGLTFLNMKKLEKAEKVFLTLLAVDSNVAQVHHDLGLVYYQMDDKTKAVEELGRAVQLAPSLNPDWWNDLGAVLMELSRFEEARQSFGSCVALSNEHSQCLNNLSIAQRKAALTDSALKEFRDTQRAENTPSALFELARKYKSQGLLSEEERAYKDCLKLDGRFAPCHYGLFQLYAEGQKRQSAEIACKNFLKYGALDEFPAEMQTCEKFLSAQSY